The following coding sequences are from one Melospiza melodia melodia isolate bMelMel2 chromosome 2, bMelMel2.pri, whole genome shotgun sequence window:
- the MRPL39 gene encoding large ribosomal subunit protein mL39, with product MAAPWAARGLRAAKRYISTPAVSRLTPDEVVRMRNELFTKEKDRQLSLHPRIEKIEVKYTGKPHPGTVFVMNKALSTPYNCAMHLSEWHCKNSVLAFVDGEVWDMYRPLTKSCEIQFLTFKDEDPEEVNKAYWRSCAMIMGCVLKRAFKDEYSVNLVKAPEVPVISGAFCYDVVLDNKLNDWKPTNDNFCSFTRDAKKLIYQDLPFETLHVEAKVAREMFQHNKYKMEMIERKAAQNMEGIVPLHRFGDFVDVSEGPHIPRTSFCFQYEITAAHNLQTDQSELIRRFQGVSVPIHLKAHHTVWHKLLERSKRLVTEEEYLETAEQCLEAKDGTEEGKHVSV from the exons ATGGCCGCGCCGTGGGCCGCCCGCGGGCTGCGGGCCGCGAAAC GGTACATCTCCACACCGGCCGTCTCTCGGCTGACACCCGATGAGGTGGTTCGGATGCGAAATGAGCTCTTCACCAAAGAGAAGGACAGACAATTGTCCCTTCACCCACGGATTGAGAAGATTGAAGTGAAATACACGGGGAAGCCACACCCTGGCACTGTGTTTGTCATGAACAAGGCTCTCTCCACACCCTACAACTGTGCCATGC atTTAAGTGAATGGCATTGCAAGAACTCTGTTCTGGCTTTTGTGGATGGTGAAGTCTGGGACATGTACAGACCCCTGACCAAATCATGTGAAATTCAGTTCCTTACCTTCAAAGATGAAGATCCAGAGGAAGTAAACAAG GCATATTGGCGTTCCTGTGCCATGATCATGGGCTGTGTGCTAAAGAGAGCATTCAAGGATGAATACTCAGTCAACCTAGTTAAAGCTCCAGAAGTGCCAG TGATCTCTGGAGCCTTCTGTTATGATGTGGTTTTGGACAATAAACTGAATGACTGGAAACCAACAAAC GACAACTTCTGTTCTTTTACAAGGGATGCCAAAAAACTAATCTATCAAGACCTGCCCTTTGAAACTCTGCATGTTGAAGCAAAAGTAGCACGTGAAATGTTTCAGCACAATAA ATACAAAATGGAGATGATAGAAAGAAAAGCTGCTCAGAATATGGAAGGAATTGTACCATTGCATAG GTTTGGTGACTTTGTAGATGTCAGTGAAGGTCCTCATATTCCAAGGACAagtttctgtttccagtatgaGATAACAGCAGCCCATAATCTTCAGACTGACCAGTCTGAATTGATAAGGAGATTCCAGGGTGTGTCTGTGCCAATCCATTTGAAG GCTCACCACACTGTGTGGCACAAGCTGCTGGAAAGATCAAAGAGGCTG